The Ziziphus jujuba cultivar Dongzao chromosome 7, ASM3175591v1 genome includes a region encoding these proteins:
- the LOC132804498 gene encoding uncharacterized protein LOC132804498, producing MEAETTFSHIAPPIFNGDNYQAWAIKMMVHLEALDLWEAVEEDYDVLPLPENPTIVQLKTHKERKTKKSKAKACLFSAVSSTIFTRIMNLQTAKAIWDYLRSEYQGNERTKNMKVLNLIREFEMLKMKETETIKDYSDKLLGIVNKVRLLGKDFSDERIVQKILVTLPEKYKSKIFSLEESKDLSSISLAELVNALQAQEQRRRQRQEGQQKEVQQEN from the exons ATGGAAGCTGAAACAACATTTTCTCATATTGCTCCACCAATTTTTAATGGGGATAACTATCAGGCTTGGGCTATTAAAATGATGGTCCATCTTGAGGCATTAGATCTTTGGGAGGCTGTAGAGGAGGACTATGATGTTCTACCATTGCCAGAAAATCCAACGATAGTACAACTAAAGACTCACAAAGAGAGGAAGACAAAGAAGTCCAAAGCTAAAGCATGTCTATTCTCTGCTGTTTCAAGCACCATATTTACAAGAATCATGAATCTACAGACAGCAAAGGCTATTTGGGATTATCTCAGAAGCGAATACCAAGGCAATGAAAGAaccaaaaacatgaaagtgcTTAACTTGATCAGGGAGTTTGAAATGCTGAAAATGAAGGAGACAGAAACCATCAAAGACTACTCTGACAAGTTGCTGGGCATAGTAAACAAGGTGAGGTTGCTGGGTAAGGATTTTTCTGATGAACGAATTGTACAAAAAATTCTTGTGACTTTGCCTGAAAAGtacaaatctaaaattttttcaTTAGAAGAATCTAAGGATTTGTCAAGTATATCCTTGGCAGAATTAGTAAATGCATTGCAGGCCCAAGAGCAAAG GAGGAGGCAAAGACAAGAAGGACAGCAAAAAGAAGTACAGCAAGAAAActga
- the LOC132804530 gene encoding uncharacterized protein LOC132804530, giving the protein MEDPSVHYTTCFYSAKQLDRAGVSFVPCKNQYLTNIVVKKFKYNFFPWKSLELVVLEFKIEDNTECLMRNVMALEQCVYPFQSYICDYISLLDHLINTAEDVELLVKKRIVDNLLGSNDALADLVNKLCDQIVESGLCYGTICKQLNEHHDNFWNVTKTILKRVYFKDLWTSSSSIVAFFVLLFSVVSVIVSIKDMTTW; this is encoded by the coding sequence ATGGAAGACCCATCTGTTCATTATACCACCTGTTTTTACAGTGCTAAGCAACTGGATAGAGCAGGGGTGAGCTTTGTGCCCtgtaaaaatcaatatttaactAACATAGTGGTTAAAAAGTTCAAGTACAATTTTTTTCCTTGGAAATCTTTGGAATTGGTTGTCCTTGAGTTCAAGATAGAAGATAATACAGAGTGCCTTATGAGAAATGTCATGGCTTTGGAGCAGTGTGTTTATCCATTTCAGTCTTATATCTGCGATTACATTTCGCTGCTGGATCATCTCATTAACACTGCTGAAGATGTGGAATTGCTGGTGAAGAAGAGAATTGTTGACAATTTGCTTGGCAGCAACGATGCACTGGCAGATTTGGTTAACAAACTTTGCGACCAAATTGTGGAATCGGGTTTGTGCTATGGAACAATCTGCAAACAACTTAACGAGCACCATGACAATTTTTGGAACGTCACCAAGACAATCCTTAAGCGGGTTTACTTCAAGGATCTTTGGACTAGCAGTTCTAGTATAGTTGCGTTTTTTGTGCTTTTATTCTCAGTTGTTTCTGTCATTGTAAGCATCAAAGATATGACCacatggtaa
- the LOC107433452 gene encoding UPF0481 protein At3g47200-like — protein MGIKEACAYEDQHIIIDIPEDLEPDLNSSCWIHRVPRKIRQLKEEAYTPQLISVGPFHYGNPQLKSMEHHKTKYHDQFWKRDFCKHIEVDDIKDFMEDGDRRESIRRSYAGTLGFGNDPDQLFHVILRDACFIFELFLRNYEISKYDKDYILKTPWLRKAVELDLIMLENQLPFFVFTELFDFILLTKPQNSKELDMNNSPPYPSQLREESEGHNFFLKITCAFFIDYYSHGKLLDEEMQHFKRIKHFTDLVRQFLCPNRRYPIHAGNMSCLYTAKQLDGSGVNFVPRKDQRLADIKIEQSTHKCMPWKSLKLEVPEFKVEDDTECVMRNIMALEQCVYPFETYICNYVSFLDQLINTAEDVELLVEKKVVHNLLGSNDAVADLINKLCDQIVETSFCYGGICQVLNEHYDNFWNVTKATLKSVYFKDLWTSSSSIVALFVLLFSVVSVIASIKDMSSN, from the coding sequence ATGGGAATAAAGGAGGCCTGCGCTTATGAAGATCAGCATATCATAATTGACATTCCAGAGGATTTGGAACCCGACCTCAATTCTTCATGTTGGATCCACAGAGTTCCAAGGAAGATCCGGCAGCTAAAAGAAGAAGCCTATACTCCCCAGCTAATATCTGTAGGGCCTTTTCACTACGGCAACCCGCAACTGAAATCCATGGAACACCACAAAACCAAGTATCACGACCAATTCTGGAAACGGGATTTCTGTAAACACATTGAGGTGGATGATATCAAAGATTTCATGGAAGATGGGGATCGCCGGGAAAGCATCCGGCGTAGCTATGCAGGGACACTTGGGTTTGGGAATGATCCGGACCAGTTGTTCCATGTGATTCTAAGAGATGCTTGCTTCATCTTTGAGCTATTCTTGAGAAACTATGAAATCTCAAAGTACGATAAAGATTATATATTGAAAACTCCATGGCTAAGGAAAGCTGTAGAGCTGGACTTGATAATGCTGGAAAATCAGctccctttttttgttttcactgAACTTTTCGACTTCATCCTCCTaacaaagccacaaaatagTAAAGAATTGGACATGAATAATAGCCCTCCTTATCCATCCCAACTCCGCGAGGAAAGTGAAGGGCACAATTTCTTTCTAAAGATAACCTGTGCTTTCTTCATTGATTATTATAGCCATGGAAAGCTTCTGGATGAGGAAATGCAACACTTCAAGAGAATCAAACATTTCACCGATTTGGTCAGACAATTCCTGTGTCCAAACAGAAGGTATCCCATTCATGCTGGCAATATGAGCTGTCTCTACACTGCAAAGCAACTAGATGGTTCAGGGGTGAACTTCGTGCCGCGTAAGGATCAACGCTTAGCGGACATAAAGATAGAACAGAGTACACATAAGTGTATGCCTTGGAAATCTTTGAAACTGGAAGTCCCCGAATTCAAGGTAGAAGACGATACTGAATGCGTCATGAGAAACATTATGGCGTTGGAGCAGTGTGTTTATCCATTTGAGACTTATATCTGcaattatgtttcttttttggatCAACTAATCAACACAGCTGAAGATGTAGAATTGCTGGTTGAGAAGAAAGTGGTTCATAACTTGCTTGGTAGCAACGATGCAGTAGCAGATTTGATTAACAAGCTTTGCGACCAGATTGTGGAAACAAGTTTCTGCTATGGTGGTATATGCCAAGTGCTTAATGAGCATTATGATAATTTTTGGAACGTTACCAAGGCAACTCTTAAGAGCGTTTACTTCAAGGATCTTTGGACAAGTAGTTCTAGTATTGTTGCACTTTTTGTACTTTTGTTCTCAGTTGTTTCAGTCATTGCAAGCATCAAGGATATGTCTTCTAATTAA